A single genomic interval of Oryza sativa Japonica Group chromosome 7, ASM3414082v1 harbors:
- the LOC107281622 gene encoding uncharacterized protein, producing MCLSNSTVRLCSYVLYHLAHIWPLTAQTDSASRLFYSRPLHNHNAHVGVGRLGRRNPSRRRRPSPPHPLPCRRLSERPAKPAAREDGGGEARGGHLPSSWRGWTQRRWPTGAAPASRRMAADPASPLPDLARSQLDPVAEARERRRRGVGAGGRDRRWQTRRWRRHGRPGGDVMRDGGAGAGGHGRLEGAAAVAGGSMPRSDGSGAPRSAPLSWIWRMRAVGDGGDGVVTAAAAVGRRQWATAVAAVVAAVSSGNGGGRHGVGLLAVRWWRATAEQRFVEAVVGVGGSGDGDCDSRGGGDVGGGEGVGSEVAGCSAAKAVVVVTVFAVIGGMAASVD from the exons ATGTGCCTTTCAAATTCAACTGTTCGCTTATGTTCTTATGTACTCTACCATCTTGCTCACATTTGGCCGCTCACTGCACAGACTGATAGTG CTAGTAGATTATTTTATAGTAGGCCACTCCACAATCATAATGCACATGTGGGCGTTGGGCGACTCGGGCGGcggaaccctagccgccgccgccgcccttccccacCCCATCCTCTGCCTTGCCGTCGCCTGAGCGAGCGGCCGGCAAAGCCGGCGGCtcgcgaggacggcggcggcgaggctcgcGGCGGCCATCTCCCGAGCTCATGGCGCGGGTGGACGCAAAGGCGGTGGCCGaccggagcggcgccggcgtcgaggcgcatggcggcggatccggcgtcGCCACTACCGGATCTGGCGCGCTCGCAGCTGGATCCGGTCGCGGAGGCGCGGGaacggcgtcggcgaggcgtGGGCGCTGGCGGCCGCGACAGGCGGTGGCAGACGCGACGGTGGCGCAGGCacgggcggccgggcggcgacgTCATGCGTGACGGCGGAGCAGGCGCGGGTGGCCACGGCAGGCTCGAAGGCGCAGCTGCTGTGGCCGGCGGCTCGATGCCTCGCAGCGACGGCAGCGGTGCCCCCAGATCCGCGCCTCTCAGCTGGATTTGGAGGATGAGAgcagtcggcgacggcggcgacggtgtggtgacggcggcggcagcagttgGCCGACGGCAgtgggcgacggcggtggcggctgtggTGGCTGCCGTGTCATCtggcaacggcggcggaagacatGGCGTTGGGCTGCTAGCTGTTCGGTggtggagggcgacggcggagcaGCGATTTGTAGAGGCGGTGGTTGgcgtcggtggcagcggcgacggcgactgtGACTCTAGaggcggtggcgacgtcggcggcggggaaggagtcgggAGCGAGGTGGCTGGGTGTTCGGCAGCCAAggctgtggtggtggtgaccgtgtttgcGGTCATcggaggcatggcggcctcgGTTGACTAG